A section of the Luteolibacter flavescens genome encodes:
- the lexA gene encoding transcriptional repressor LexA, with amino-acid sequence MSEPMTQRQREILEYLKSAQRKTGVMPSTREIQHFFKFASQTAAMSHLRALERKGVIQRLPGKARAVVFPEELDREEIVDIPVYGQIAAGMAGEVDQEKEGCISIDIATLGIPRSARTFALKVRGDSMVDAHICHGDTVILEFREPRDRDIVAALIDGETTLKRYIMNKGKPYLHAENESFPDLIPARELIIQGVLVALLRKAA; translated from the coding sequence ATGAGTGAACCGATGACCCAGCGCCAAAGGGAGATCCTCGAGTATCTCAAGTCCGCCCAGCGGAAGACGGGCGTGATGCCGTCCACCCGGGAGATCCAGCATTTCTTCAAGTTCGCCAGCCAGACCGCGGCGATGAGCCACCTGCGTGCGCTCGAGAGGAAGGGCGTGATCCAGCGCCTCCCCGGCAAGGCCCGCGCCGTGGTCTTCCCCGAGGAGCTGGACCGCGAGGAAATCGTGGACATCCCCGTCTACGGCCAGATCGCCGCGGGCATGGCCGGCGAGGTGGACCAGGAGAAGGAAGGCTGCATCTCCATCGACATCGCCACGCTCGGCATCCCCCGCAGCGCTCGGACCTTCGCCCTGAAGGTGCGCGGGGACTCCATGGTCGATGCGCACATTTGCCACGGCGACACCGTCATCCTGGAATTCCGCGAGCCGCGGGACCGCGACATCGTCGCCGCCCTCATCGACGGCGAGACCACGCTGAAGCGCTACATCATGAACAAGGGCAAGCCCTACCTGCACGCCGAGAATGAATCCTTCCCCGACCTCATCCCCGCCCGGGAACTGATCATCCAAGGCGTCCTCGTCGCCCTCCTCCGCAAGGCCGCGTGA
- the tmk gene encoding dTMP kinase, translating into MTPPPGLFIVLEGIDGTGKSTQTKQLAEWLRAQGREVIASREPTDGPWGAKIRATAATGRLSAEEELEYFLKDRREHVETLIAPALAEGKVVILDRYYFSTMAYQGSRGVDPAEIRRQNEAFAPVPDLLFILDLDVETALTRIGSRGDTANEFEKHDSLAKCREIFLGLSGEPFVHIIPSGESPEAVQERIRGVVDSR; encoded by the coding sequence ATGACCCCTCCCCCTGGCCTCTTCATCGTGCTCGAAGGCATCGACGGCACCGGCAAGTCCACCCAGACAAAGCAGCTCGCCGAGTGGCTGCGCGCGCAAGGCCGCGAGGTCATCGCCAGCCGCGAGCCCACCGACGGCCCATGGGGCGCGAAGATCCGCGCCACCGCCGCCACGGGCCGCCTCTCCGCGGAGGAGGAGCTGGAGTATTTCCTGAAGGACCGCCGCGAGCACGTCGAGACGCTCATCGCCCCCGCGCTCGCGGAGGGAAAGGTGGTCATCCTGGACCGCTACTACTTCTCCACCATGGCCTACCAGGGGTCGCGCGGTGTCGATCCCGCGGAGATCCGCCGGCAGAATGAAGCCTTCGCCCCGGTGCCGGACCTGCTTTTCATCCTCGACCTCGACGTGGAAACCGCGCTCACCCGCATCGGCAGCCGCGGCGACACGGCGAATGAATTCGAGAAGCACGACTCGCTCGCCAAGTGCCGCGAGATCTTCCTCGGCCTATCCGGCGAGCCCTTCGTCCACATCATCCCGTCCGGGGAGTCGCCGGAAGCGGTGCAGGAGAGGATACGGGGGGTGGTGGATAGTAGATAG
- a CDS encoding ROK family protein, with protein MAETPLSIGVDFGGTSVKFGVLYRSNIIDQAPAISTPDFDGPDALIEAMLRVIGDLRDRHPRIEAIGVGVPGFVHFEKGIVHNLTNVPGWTAIPLKKKLADATNLPVIVENDANCMAYAEWKRGAGRGLNHLIALTLGTGVGGGVVANGKMVRGAQFGAGEIGQMSIDWQGRRGAYGNLGALEDYVGNNEISADARQTYLEAGAERHLPDCSPAALAKAALNGDETALAIWDGIAAKLATAIMNCCWLLNPQAVIIGGGVAKAGDLLFNPLTAHLYAQLSAPFKEHLMILPARFGNEAGMVGAAALALEESGVVLQP; from the coding sequence ATGGCTGAAACCCCTCTCTCGATTGGTGTCGATTTCGGCGGAACCTCCGTCAAATTTGGCGTGCTCTATCGCTCCAATATCATCGACCAAGCTCCGGCGATCTCCACGCCGGACTTCGATGGCCCGGACGCCCTCATCGAGGCGATGCTCCGCGTCATCGGCGACCTGCGCGACCGACACCCCCGCATCGAAGCCATCGGCGTCGGCGTCCCCGGCTTCGTCCACTTTGAAAAGGGCATCGTCCACAACCTCACGAACGTCCCCGGCTGGACCGCCATCCCGCTGAAGAAGAAGCTCGCCGACGCCACCAACCTGCCCGTCATCGTCGAAAACGACGCCAACTGCATGGCCTACGCCGAGTGGAAGCGCGGAGCCGGGCGCGGGCTGAATCACCTCATCGCCCTCACCCTCGGCACCGGCGTCGGCGGCGGCGTCGTCGCGAATGGCAAGATGGTCCGCGGAGCCCAATTCGGCGCCGGGGAGATCGGCCAGATGTCCATCGACTGGCAAGGCCGCCGCGGAGCCTACGGGAATCTCGGCGCGCTGGAAGACTACGTCGGCAACAACGAGATCTCCGCCGACGCCCGCCAGACCTACCTCGAGGCCGGAGCCGAGCGCCACCTGCCCGACTGCAGCCCCGCCGCCCTCGCCAAGGCCGCGCTGAATGGCGACGAGACCGCGCTGGCCATCTGGGACGGCATCGCCGCCAAGCTCGCCACCGCCATCATGAACTGCTGCTGGCTGCTCAATCCGCAGGCCGTCATCATCGGCGGCGGCGTCGCCAAGGCCGGGGACCTGCTCTTCAATCCCCTCACCGCCCACCTCTACGCCCAGCTCTCCGCCCCCTTCAAGGAGCACCTCATGATCCTCCCCGCCCGCTTTGGCAACGAAGCCGGCATGGTAGGCGCCGCCGCCCTCGCCCTCGAGGAATCCGGCGTCGTCCTCCAACCGTGA
- a CDS encoding type III pantothenate kinase: protein MPWLLIDNSNTRTKFALADATGILETRAWLPTPDITPEALAATLGGLDFHGTLLCSVVPEKARILRDHLAARGPVHPLNYQSDTGLAIDYPHPAQIGADRLANAIGVAARYGAPAIVIDFGTAVTFDVVSAGPAYCGGVIAPGLGAMQDYLGKRTALLPRIEIDEPRAAIGKSTVEAMQAGAVYGYRGLVREIISRLRAEMDGDPVIVATGGDAALIARGLPAIQHVDPDLTLEGIRLAALRNLH from the coding sequence ATGCCCTGGCTCCTCATCGATAATTCGAACACGCGCACCAAGTTCGCCCTCGCCGATGCCACCGGCATCCTGGAGACGCGCGCCTGGCTGCCCACCCCGGACATCACCCCGGAGGCCCTCGCCGCCACCTTGGGCGGGCTCGATTTCCACGGCACCCTCCTCTGCTCCGTCGTCCCGGAGAAAGCCCGCATCCTTCGCGACCACCTCGCCGCCCGCGGGCCCGTCCACCCTCTGAACTACCAGAGCGACACCGGCCTCGCCATCGACTACCCCCACCCCGCCCAGATCGGCGCGGACCGCCTGGCAAATGCCATCGGCGTCGCCGCCCGCTACGGGGCCCCCGCCATCGTCATCGACTTCGGCACCGCCGTCACCTTCGACGTCGTCTCCGCCGGGCCCGCCTACTGCGGCGGCGTCATCGCCCCCGGCCTCGGCGCCATGCAGGACTACCTCGGCAAGCGCACCGCCCTGCTCCCCCGCATCGAGATCGACGAGCCCCGCGCCGCCATCGGCAAGTCCACCGTCGAGGCCATGCAGGCCGGAGCCGTCTATGGCTACCGCGGCCTCGTCCGCGAAATTATTTCCCGGCTCCGTGCTGAAATGGACGGCGACCCCGTCATCGTCGCCACCGGTGGCGACGCCGCCTTGATCGCCAGAGGCTTGCCCGCCATCCAGCACGTCGATCCCGATCTCACCCTCGAGGGCATCCGTCTGGCCGCCCTCAGGAATCTCCACTAA
- a CDS encoding ammonium transporter, which translates to MMVLPLATPANAQDATPPPAAEAPATPAAEAPAEEAATPPLSVEERIAQLEAANEGVDSGDNAWMLTSTALVLFMSLPGLALFYGGIVRRKNVLSIFGQIYAIAGVAALLWWAIGFSLAFSEGNAFFGGTENAFFKGVDGEPGTLSTVSQNVFAMFQLTFAIITPALIIGAVAERIKFSAIIVFTALWLLAVYFPFAHMVWGGGLLHDKIKAIDFAGGTVVHMTSGFSALTLAIILGKRKGYGKIPLPPHSVVLTAIGTGILWVGWYGFNAGSAGAADGAAGNAFATTTFAAAVAGLAWGACEWIFKGKPSVLGICSGVIGGLVAITPAAGFVTVGSSIIFGILGGVVPFFAVAYLKKMLGYDDALDTFGVHGVGGALGAILTGVFGSEEVSSLVADVKGEGYNLVLEQVKAVGITAVWSVVATVIIAYLIKFTIGLRPTEEEEELGLDLADHGEHGYED; encoded by the coding sequence ATGATGGTCCTGCCACTGGCTACTCCAGCCAATGCGCAGGATGCCACCCCCCCGCCTGCAGCGGAAGCACCGGCTACCCCAGCCGCCGAGGCACCTGCTGAGGAAGCCGCAACCCCGCCGCTGAGCGTCGAAGAGCGCATCGCCCAACTCGAGGCCGCCAACGAAGGTGTCGACTCCGGTGACAATGCTTGGATGCTGACCAGCACCGCTCTGGTTCTCTTCATGTCGCTCCCGGGTCTGGCCCTCTTCTACGGTGGTATCGTCCGCCGCAAGAACGTGCTCTCCATCTTCGGCCAGATCTACGCCATCGCCGGCGTGGCCGCGCTCCTCTGGTGGGCCATCGGTTTCAGCCTCGCCTTCTCGGAAGGCAACGCCTTCTTCGGCGGCACGGAAAACGCCTTCTTCAAGGGCGTGGACGGCGAGCCCGGAACCCTCTCGACCGTGTCCCAGAACGTCTTCGCGATGTTCCAGCTCACCTTCGCCATCATCACTCCCGCGCTGATCATCGGTGCGGTTGCCGAGCGCATCAAGTTCTCCGCCATCATCGTCTTCACCGCCCTGTGGCTGCTCGCAGTCTACTTCCCCTTCGCCCACATGGTCTGGGGTGGCGGTCTCCTGCATGACAAGATCAAGGCGATCGACTTCGCCGGCGGCACCGTGGTGCACATGACTTCCGGCTTCTCGGCCCTCACGCTCGCCATCATCCTCGGCAAGCGCAAAGGCTACGGAAAGATCCCGCTTCCTCCGCACAGCGTCGTCCTCACCGCCATCGGCACCGGTATCCTCTGGGTCGGCTGGTACGGTTTCAATGCCGGCTCCGCTGGTGCTGCTGACGGTGCCGCAGGCAATGCCTTCGCCACCACCACCTTCGCCGCTGCTGTCGCTGGCCTCGCCTGGGGTGCTTGCGAGTGGATCTTCAAGGGCAAGCCGAGCGTCCTCGGCATCTGCTCCGGCGTCATCGGCGGCCTGGTCGCCATCACTCCTGCCGCTGGTTTCGTGACCGTCGGTTCCTCCATCATCTTCGGCATCCTCGGCGGTGTGGTCCCGTTCTTCGCGGTGGCCTACCTCAAGAAGATGCTCGGCTATGACGATGCCCTCGACACCTTCGGCGTCCACGGCGTGGGCGGTGCCCTCGGTGCCATCCTCACCGGTGTCTTCGGCAGCGAGGAAGTCAGCAGCCTGGTCGCAGACGTGAAGGGCGAAGGCTACAACCTCGTGCTGGAGCAGGTGAAGGCAGTCGGCATCACCGCCGTCTGGAGCGTGGTCGCCACCGTGATCATCGCCTACCTCATCAAGTTCACCATCGGCCTCCGCCCGACCGAGGAAGAGGAAGAACTCGGCCTCGACCTCGCCGACCACGGCGAACACGGCTACGAGGACTGA